A genomic region of Metopolophium dirhodum isolate CAU chromosome 1, ASM1992520v1, whole genome shotgun sequence contains the following coding sequences:
- the LOC132935039 gene encoding uncharacterized protein LOC132935039 isoform X1, producing MDKNLDQNHEENLKKGQALLNHLEEMQYSYFYGRPEWITLQKNDLKLFLAYIYYGHPSPSNAIVKNNYEDEISSEELFKLYTNEIKKKILDIYEFIEEKYINPSLISNIEVGITMTHSICKKKCNICQNFPKEDIHKWLLLRLKLISNKFIFIDFQNSRTYTGWDEYMENNNLPEGFMFYPKSGFYDASKTLYQTITPASKTTETILETVDIASSISNYVGCITLACGSIFLIGSPIAFGLILTGSSLITVSSLYQVSRHVQKLIDLFKHNINKCGTHTWKSLIGLAISAIGAITAPMSAIAAITSEVNSTIQSTGKALTIFRKSACITQCTLEVFRATLDFIDNNFKITWDSVLKLRLDVFIVTGVLMAPSYISDILKVLAMQTVWVPIYKTIEQIPYCLGQYIWNSVYFFKNHFGMFVESVTKFLAENLTATNLLLAWKTIRLIFDGYQNQTSNLDVSGLLWHLVDDIAMHESVKYVLRGQHMVDLLDKLRVCAPKKRIDRVLIKYCVDHVLGEAKKLSEMRDHCMAEITRHGETRAWKVDEEFCKCYGLERCAMDQYVLRAISQVNVATLMAEYEKHASRPENMFDNEMVVNERNSAGWSAKGYSFVAPCSILDLEMCLRFAVKVNPQPHQYLDHKLVQPEPGVSLMFGVSAYSVNIVFFGIDLVNGVPKMNICFFEQDRDSGSSIGNQKGFKKLQAA from the exons ATGGATAAAAATCTCGACCAAAATCATGAAGAAAAccttaaa aaaggACAAGCATTATTGAATCATTTAGAAGAAATGCAATATTCTTATTTCTACGGACGTCCAGAATGGATAACCTTACAAAAAAATGatctgaaattatttttagcatacatatattatggcCATCCGTCTCCTAGTAATGCAattgttaaaaacaattatgaagaTGAGATTAGTTCTGAAGagttatttaagttatatacaaatgaaattaaaaagaaaattttagatatatatgaatttatagaggaaaaatatattaatcctAGTCTTATTAGTAATATTGAAGTGGGTATAACTATGACACATAGTATTTGCAAAAAAAAGTGCAATATCTGCCAAAATTTTCCTAAAGAAGATATACACAAATGGTTATTACTAAGATTAAAATTGATCAGcaacaaattcatttttattgattttcaaaaCAGCAGAACATACACTGGCTGGGATGAatatatggaaaataataatcttcCTGAAGGATTTATGTTCTATCCTAAATCAGGGTTTTATGATGCTTCAAAAACATTGTATCAAACTATAACACCAGCTTCCAAAACAACTGAAACAATTTTAGAAACAGTTGACATAGCTTCATCTATATCAAATTATGTTGGTTGTATAACATTGGCCTGTGGTTCTATATTTCTTATAGGATCACCTATTGCTTTTGGATTAATATTAACGGGGTCTTCATTAATAACAGTTTCTTCTTTGTATCAAGTTAGTAGACATGTTCAGAAACTAATTGActtgtttaaacataatattaataaatgcgGCACACATACCTGGAAAAGTTTGATTGGTTTAGCGATTTCCGCAATTGGTGCCATAACAGCACCAATGTCTGCAATAGCTGCAATAACATCTGAGGTGAATTCAACTATTCAATCAACTGGAAAGGCTCTTACTATTTTTCGAAAAAGTGCTTGTATTACTCAATGTACATTGGAAGTCTTCCGTGCTACTCTAGATTTCAtagataacaattttaaaataacatgggATAGTGTGTTAAAACTACGTTTAGATGTGTTCATTGTTACAGGAGTATTAATGGCTCCAAGTTACATATCAGATATTTTAAAG gtattagCCATGCAAACCGTGTGGGTGCCTATTTACAAAACCATTGAACAAATTCCTTACTGTTTGGGCCAATACATCTGGAACTCCGTTTACTTCTTCAAAAATCATTTTGGTATGTTCGTGGAAAGTGTCACGAAGTTTCTTGCGGAAAACCTCACGGCGACCAATTTGTTGTTAGCGTGGAAAACTATTCGCTTAATTTTTGACGGCTACCAAAACCAAACTTCCAATCTGGACGTCAGTGGCCTGTTGTGGCACTTGGTGGACGACATCGCTATGCACGAAAGTGTGAAGTATGTGTTGCGCGGCCAGCACATGGTGGATCTGCTGGACAAACTGCGCGTATGCGCGCCGAAGAAACGGATCGACCGGGTCCTGATTAAGTATTGCGTGGACCACGTCCTAGGGGAGGCGAAGAAGCTGTCGGAGATGCGCGATCATTGTATGGCTGAAATAACCAGGCACGGCGAGACGCGCGCGTGGAAGGTGGACGAGGAGTTTTGCAAGTGTTACGGGCTCGAGAGGTGCGCCATGGACCAGTACGTGCTGAGGGCTATCAGCCAGGTGAATGTGGCCACTCTGATGGCCGAGTATGAGAAGCACGCGTCCCGCCCGGAAAACATGTTCGACAACGAAATGGTTGTCAACGAGCGCAACAGCGCCGGTTGGTCGGCCAAGGGGTACTCGTTTGTGGCGCCGTGCAGCATCCTGGACTTGGAAATGTGTTTGCGGTTCGCAGTAAAGGTCAATCCGCAGCCGCATCAGTACCTCGATCACAAACTCGTGCAGCCCGAACCCGGCGTGTCCCTGATGTTCGGGGTTTCCGCGTATTCAGTCAATATCGTGTTCTTCGGCATCGACCTGGTTAATGGCGTGCCGAAGATGAACATCTGCTTCTTCGAGCAAGATCGTGATTCGGGCTCCTCCATCGGCAACCAAAAAGGTTTTAAGAAGTTGCAAGCGGCttaa
- the LOC132934712 gene encoding uncharacterized protein LOC132934712 isoform X2: MQYSYFYGRPEWITLQKNDLKLFLAYIYYGHPSPSNAIVKNNYEDEISSEELFKLYTNEIKKKILDIYEFIEEKYINPSLISNIEVGITMTHSICKKKCNICQNFPKEDIHKWLLLRLKLISNKFIFIDFQNSRTYTGWDEYMENNNLPEGFMFYPKSGFYDASKTLYQTITPASKTTETILETVDIASSISNYVGCITLACGSIFLIGSPIAFGLILTGSSLITVSSLYQVSRHVQKLIDLFKHNINKCGTHTWKSLIGLAISAIGAITAPMSAIAAITSEVNSTIQSTGKALTIFRKSACITQCTLEVFRATLDFIDNNFKITWDSVLKLRLDVFIVTGVLMAPSYISDILKVLAMQTVWVPIYKTIEQIPYCLGQYIWNSVYFFKNHFGMFVESVTKFLAENLTATNLLLAWKTIRLIFDGYQNQTSNLDVSGLLWHLVDDIAMHESVKYVLRGQHMVDLLDKLRVCAPKKRIDRVLIKYCVDHVLGEAKKLSEMRDHCMAEITRHGETRAWKVDEEFCKCYGLERCAMDQYVLRAISQVNVATLMAEYEKHASRPENMFDNEMVVNERNSAGWSAKGYSFVAPCSILDLEMCLRFAVKVNPQPHQYLDHKLVQPEPGVSLMFGVSAYSVNIVFFGIDLVNGVPKMNICFFEQDRDSGSSIGNQKGFKKLQAA; this comes from the exons ATGCAATATTCTTATTTCTACGGACGTCCAGAATGGATAACCTTACAAAAAAATGatctgaaattatttttagcatacatatattatggcCATCCGTCTCCTAGTAATGCAattgttaaaaacaattatgaagaTGAGATTAGTTCTGAAGagttatttaagttatatacaaatgaaattaaaaagaaaattttagatatatatgaatttatagaggaaaaatatattaatcctAGTCTTATTAGTAATATTGAAGTGGGCATAACTATGACACATAGTATTTGCAAAAAAAAGTGCAATATCTGCCAAAATTTTCCTAAAGAAGATATACACAAATGGTTATTACTAAGATTAAAATTGATCAGcaacaaattcatttttattgattttcaaaaCAGCAGAACATACACTGGCTGGGATGAATAcatggaaaataataatcttcCTGAAGGATTTATGTTCTATCCTAAATCAGGGTTTTATGATGCTTCAAAAACATTGTATCAAACTATAACACCAGCTTCCAAAACAACTGAAACAATTTTAGAAACAGTTGACATAGCTTCATCTATATCAAATTATGTTGGTTGTATAACATTGGCCTGTGGTTCTATATTTCTTATAGGATCACCTATTGCTTTTGGATTAATATTAACGGGGTCTTCATTAATAACAGTTTCTTCTTTGTATCAAGTTAGTAGACATGTTCAGAAACTAATTGActtgtttaaacataatattaataaatgcgGCACACATACCTGGAAAAGTTTGATTGGTTTAGCGATTTCCGCAATTGGTGCCATAACAGCACCAATGTCTGCAATAGCTGCAATAACATCCGAGGTGAATTCAACTATTCAATCAACTGGAAAGGCTCTTACTATTTTTCGAAAAAGTGCTTGTATTACTCAATGTACATTGGAAGTCTTCCGTGCTACTCTAGATTTCAtagataacaattttaaaataacatgggATAGTGTGTTAAAACTACGTTTAGATGTGTTCATTGTTACAGGAGTATTAATGGCTCCAAGTTACATATCAGATATTTTAAAG gtattagCCATGCAAACCGTGTGGGTGCCTATTTACAAAACCATTGAACAAATTCCTTACTGTTTGGGCCAATACATCTGGAACTCCGTTTACTTCTTCAAAAATCATTTTGGTATGTTCGTGGAAAGTGTCACGAAGTTTCTTGCGGAAAACCTCACGGCGACCAATTTGTTGTTAGCGTGGAAAACTATTCGCTTAATTTTTGACGGCTACCAAAACCAAACTTCCAATCTGGACGTCAGTGGCCTGTTGTGGCACTTGGTGGACGACATCGCTATGCACGAAAGTGTGAAGTATGTGTTGCGCGGCCAGCACATGGTGGATCTGCTGGACAAACTGCGCGTATGCGCGCCGAAGAAACGGATCGACCGGGTCCTGATTAAGTATTGCGTGGACCACGTCCTAGGGGAGGCGAAGAAGCTGTCGGAGATGCGCGATCATTGTATGGCTGAAATAACCAGGCACGGCGAGACGCGCGCGTGGAAGGTGGACGAGGAGTTTTGCAAGTGTTACGGGCTCGAGAGGTGCGCCATGGACCAGTACGTGCTGAGGGCTATCAGCCAGGTGAATGTGGCCACTCTGATGGCCGAGTATGAGAAGCACGCATCCCGCCCGGAAAACATGTTCGACAACGAAATGGTTGTCAACGAGCGCAACAGCGCCGGTTGGTCGGCCAAGGGGTACTCGTTTGTGGCGCCGTGCAGCATCCTGGACTTGGAAATGTGTTTGCGGTTCGCAGTAAAGGTCAATCCGCAGCCGCATCAGTACCTCGATCACAAACTCGTGCAGCCCGAACCCGGCGTGTCCCTGATGTTCGGGGTTTCCGCTTATTCAGTCAATATCGTGTTCTTCGGCATCGACCTGGTTAATGGCGTGCCGAAGATGAACATCTGCTTCTTCGAGCAAGATCGTGATTCGGGCTCCTCCATCGGCAACCAAAAAGGTTTTAAGAAGTTGCAAGCGGCttaa
- the LOC132934712 gene encoding uncharacterized protein LOC132934712 isoform X1, with product MDKNLDQNHEENLKKGQALLNHLEEMQYSYFYGRPEWITLQKNDLKLFLAYIYYGHPSPSNAIVKNNYEDEISSEELFKLYTNEIKKKILDIYEFIEEKYINPSLISNIEVGITMTHSICKKKCNICQNFPKEDIHKWLLLRLKLISNKFIFIDFQNSRTYTGWDEYMENNNLPEGFMFYPKSGFYDASKTLYQTITPASKTTETILETVDIASSISNYVGCITLACGSIFLIGSPIAFGLILTGSSLITVSSLYQVSRHVQKLIDLFKHNINKCGTHTWKSLIGLAISAIGAITAPMSAIAAITSEVNSTIQSTGKALTIFRKSACITQCTLEVFRATLDFIDNNFKITWDSVLKLRLDVFIVTGVLMAPSYISDILKVLAMQTVWVPIYKTIEQIPYCLGQYIWNSVYFFKNHFGMFVESVTKFLAENLTATNLLLAWKTIRLIFDGYQNQTSNLDVSGLLWHLVDDIAMHESVKYVLRGQHMVDLLDKLRVCAPKKRIDRVLIKYCVDHVLGEAKKLSEMRDHCMAEITRHGETRAWKVDEEFCKCYGLERCAMDQYVLRAISQVNVATLMAEYEKHASRPENMFDNEMVVNERNSAGWSAKGYSFVAPCSILDLEMCLRFAVKVNPQPHQYLDHKLVQPEPGVSLMFGVSAYSVNIVFFGIDLVNGVPKMNICFFEQDRDSGSSIGNQKGFKKLQAA from the exons ATGGATAAAAATCTCGACCAAAATCATGAAGAAAAccttaaa aaaggACAAGCATTATTGAATCATTTAGAAGAAATGCAATATTCTTATTTCTACGGACGTCCAGAATGGATAACCTTACAAAAAAATGatctgaaattatttttagcatacatatattatggcCATCCGTCTCCTAGTAATGCAattgttaaaaacaattatgaagaTGAGATTAGTTCTGAAGagttatttaagttatatacaaatgaaattaaaaagaaaattttagatatatatgaatttatagaggaaaaatatattaatcctAGTCTTATTAGTAATATTGAAGTGGGCATAACTATGACACATAGTATTTGCAAAAAAAAGTGCAATATCTGCCAAAATTTTCCTAAAGAAGATATACACAAATGGTTATTACTAAGATTAAAATTGATCAGcaacaaattcatttttattgattttcaaaaCAGCAGAACATACACTGGCTGGGATGAATAcatggaaaataataatcttcCTGAAGGATTTATGTTCTATCCTAAATCAGGGTTTTATGATGCTTCAAAAACATTGTATCAAACTATAACACCAGCTTCCAAAACAACTGAAACAATTTTAGAAACAGTTGACATAGCTTCATCTATATCAAATTATGTTGGTTGTATAACATTGGCCTGTGGTTCTATATTTCTTATAGGATCACCTATTGCTTTTGGATTAATATTAACGGGGTCTTCATTAATAACAGTTTCTTCTTTGTATCAAGTTAGTAGACATGTTCAGAAACTAATTGActtgtttaaacataatattaataaatgcgGCACACATACCTGGAAAAGTTTGATTGGTTTAGCGATTTCCGCAATTGGTGCCATAACAGCACCAATGTCTGCAATAGCTGCAATAACATCCGAGGTGAATTCAACTATTCAATCAACTGGAAAGGCTCTTACTATTTTTCGAAAAAGTGCTTGTATTACTCAATGTACATTGGAAGTCTTCCGTGCTACTCTAGATTTCAtagataacaattttaaaataacatgggATAGTGTGTTAAAACTACGTTTAGATGTGTTCATTGTTACAGGAGTATTAATGGCTCCAAGTTACATATCAGATATTTTAAAG gtattagCCATGCAAACCGTGTGGGTGCCTATTTACAAAACCATTGAACAAATTCCTTACTGTTTGGGCCAATACATCTGGAACTCCGTTTACTTCTTCAAAAATCATTTTGGTATGTTCGTGGAAAGTGTCACGAAGTTTCTTGCGGAAAACCTCACGGCGACCAATTTGTTGTTAGCGTGGAAAACTATTCGCTTAATTTTTGACGGCTACCAAAACCAAACTTCCAATCTGGACGTCAGTGGCCTGTTGTGGCACTTGGTGGACGACATCGCTATGCACGAAAGTGTGAAGTATGTGTTGCGCGGCCAGCACATGGTGGATCTGCTGGACAAACTGCGCGTATGCGCGCCGAAGAAACGGATCGACCGGGTCCTGATTAAGTATTGCGTGGACCACGTCCTAGGGGAGGCGAAGAAGCTGTCGGAGATGCGCGATCATTGTATGGCTGAAATAACCAGGCACGGCGAGACGCGCGCGTGGAAGGTGGACGAGGAGTTTTGCAAGTGTTACGGGCTCGAGAGGTGCGCCATGGACCAGTACGTGCTGAGGGCTATCAGCCAGGTGAATGTGGCCACTCTGATGGCCGAGTATGAGAAGCACGCATCCCGCCCGGAAAACATGTTCGACAACGAAATGGTTGTCAACGAGCGCAACAGCGCCGGTTGGTCGGCCAAGGGGTACTCGTTTGTGGCGCCGTGCAGCATCCTGGACTTGGAAATGTGTTTGCGGTTCGCAGTAAAGGTCAATCCGCAGCCGCATCAGTACCTCGATCACAAACTCGTGCAGCCCGAACCCGGCGTGTCCCTGATGTTCGGGGTTTCCGCTTATTCAGTCAATATCGTGTTCTTCGGCATCGACCTGGTTAATGGCGTGCCGAAGATGAACATCTGCTTCTTCGAGCAAGATCGTGATTCGGGCTCCTCCATCGGCAACCAAAAAGGTTTTAAGAAGTTGCAAGCGGCttaa
- the LOC132935039 gene encoding uncharacterized protein LOC132935039 isoform X2, whose protein sequence is MQYSYFYGRPEWITLQKNDLKLFLAYIYYGHPSPSNAIVKNNYEDEISSEELFKLYTNEIKKKILDIYEFIEEKYINPSLISNIEVGITMTHSICKKKCNICQNFPKEDIHKWLLLRLKLISNKFIFIDFQNSRTYTGWDEYMENNNLPEGFMFYPKSGFYDASKTLYQTITPASKTTETILETVDIASSISNYVGCITLACGSIFLIGSPIAFGLILTGSSLITVSSLYQVSRHVQKLIDLFKHNINKCGTHTWKSLIGLAISAIGAITAPMSAIAAITSEVNSTIQSTGKALTIFRKSACITQCTLEVFRATLDFIDNNFKITWDSVLKLRLDVFIVTGVLMAPSYISDILKVLAMQTVWVPIYKTIEQIPYCLGQYIWNSVYFFKNHFGMFVESVTKFLAENLTATNLLLAWKTIRLIFDGYQNQTSNLDVSGLLWHLVDDIAMHESVKYVLRGQHMVDLLDKLRVCAPKKRIDRVLIKYCVDHVLGEAKKLSEMRDHCMAEITRHGETRAWKVDEEFCKCYGLERCAMDQYVLRAISQVNVATLMAEYEKHASRPENMFDNEMVVNERNSAGWSAKGYSFVAPCSILDLEMCLRFAVKVNPQPHQYLDHKLVQPEPGVSLMFGVSAYSVNIVFFGIDLVNGVPKMNICFFEQDRDSGSSIGNQKGFKKLQAA, encoded by the exons ATGCAATATTCTTATTTCTACGGACGTCCAGAATGGATAACCTTACAAAAAAATGatctgaaattatttttagcatacatatattatggcCATCCGTCTCCTAGTAATGCAattgttaaaaacaattatgaagaTGAGATTAGTTCTGAAGagttatttaagttatatacaaatgaaattaaaaagaaaattttagatatatatgaatttatagaggaaaaatatattaatcctAGTCTTATTAGTAATATTGAAGTGGGTATAACTATGACACATAGTATTTGCAAAAAAAAGTGCAATATCTGCCAAAATTTTCCTAAAGAAGATATACACAAATGGTTATTACTAAGATTAAAATTGATCAGcaacaaattcatttttattgattttcaaaaCAGCAGAACATACACTGGCTGGGATGAatatatggaaaataataatcttcCTGAAGGATTTATGTTCTATCCTAAATCAGGGTTTTATGATGCTTCAAAAACATTGTATCAAACTATAACACCAGCTTCCAAAACAACTGAAACAATTTTAGAAACAGTTGACATAGCTTCATCTATATCAAATTATGTTGGTTGTATAACATTGGCCTGTGGTTCTATATTTCTTATAGGATCACCTATTGCTTTTGGATTAATATTAACGGGGTCTTCATTAATAACAGTTTCTTCTTTGTATCAAGTTAGTAGACATGTTCAGAAACTAATTGActtgtttaaacataatattaataaatgcgGCACACATACCTGGAAAAGTTTGATTGGTTTAGCGATTTCCGCAATTGGTGCCATAACAGCACCAATGTCTGCAATAGCTGCAATAACATCTGAGGTGAATTCAACTATTCAATCAACTGGAAAGGCTCTTACTATTTTTCGAAAAAGTGCTTGTATTACTCAATGTACATTGGAAGTCTTCCGTGCTACTCTAGATTTCAtagataacaattttaaaataacatgggATAGTGTGTTAAAACTACGTTTAGATGTGTTCATTGTTACAGGAGTATTAATGGCTCCAAGTTACATATCAGATATTTTAAAG gtattagCCATGCAAACCGTGTGGGTGCCTATTTACAAAACCATTGAACAAATTCCTTACTGTTTGGGCCAATACATCTGGAACTCCGTTTACTTCTTCAAAAATCATTTTGGTATGTTCGTGGAAAGTGTCACGAAGTTTCTTGCGGAAAACCTCACGGCGACCAATTTGTTGTTAGCGTGGAAAACTATTCGCTTAATTTTTGACGGCTACCAAAACCAAACTTCCAATCTGGACGTCAGTGGCCTGTTGTGGCACTTGGTGGACGACATCGCTATGCACGAAAGTGTGAAGTATGTGTTGCGCGGCCAGCACATGGTGGATCTGCTGGACAAACTGCGCGTATGCGCGCCGAAGAAACGGATCGACCGGGTCCTGATTAAGTATTGCGTGGACCACGTCCTAGGGGAGGCGAAGAAGCTGTCGGAGATGCGCGATCATTGTATGGCTGAAATAACCAGGCACGGCGAGACGCGCGCGTGGAAGGTGGACGAGGAGTTTTGCAAGTGTTACGGGCTCGAGAGGTGCGCCATGGACCAGTACGTGCTGAGGGCTATCAGCCAGGTGAATGTGGCCACTCTGATGGCCGAGTATGAGAAGCACGCGTCCCGCCCGGAAAACATGTTCGACAACGAAATGGTTGTCAACGAGCGCAACAGCGCCGGTTGGTCGGCCAAGGGGTACTCGTTTGTGGCGCCGTGCAGCATCCTGGACTTGGAAATGTGTTTGCGGTTCGCAGTAAAGGTCAATCCGCAGCCGCATCAGTACCTCGATCACAAACTCGTGCAGCCCGAACCCGGCGTGTCCCTGATGTTCGGGGTTTCCGCGTATTCAGTCAATATCGTGTTCTTCGGCATCGACCTGGTTAATGGCGTGCCGAAGATGAACATCTGCTTCTTCGAGCAAGATCGTGATTCGGGCTCCTCCATCGGCAACCAAAAAGGTTTTAAGAAGTTGCAAGCGGCttaa
- the LOC132934508 gene encoding uncharacterized protein LOC132934508 translates to MATNWWKITVLQILITTVICSTGLEIGDDSKLSNENMISLFKQFLEDINNQHAVKENDKIEKIKDFYQPSALTSLNGKYFDKFTENELKNEELQQSIFDNLQNIKSIDHFNKKSDKSNLCYFKICNKKKSVDDYDKFIRYVTKRYYNPQQF, encoded by the exons ATGGCAACAAATTGGTGGAAAATAACGGTCTTGCAAATATTGATAACTACTGTTATCTGTTCAACTGGATTGGAGATTGGTGATGATTCAAAATTGTCAAATGAAAAtatgatttcattatttaaacagtttttagAG GATATAAATAATCAACATGCAGTTAAAGAGAATGATAAAATAGagaaaataaaagatttttatcAACCATCGGCATTAACATCATTAAATggcaaatattttgacaaattcacagagaatgaattaaaaaatgaggAGTTACAGCAATCGATATTTGATAACctccaaaatataaaaagtattgatCATTTTAACAAGAAAAGTG ataaatcaaatttatgttattttaagatTTGCAACAAAAAGAAATCTGTAGACGACTATGACAAATTCATCCGTTATGTGAcaaaaagatattataatccacaacagttttaa
- the LOC132935236 gene encoding uncharacterized protein LOC132935236, whose amino-acid sequence MPKVYKPDPRGKRYQKPNKSDLTNAVAAVKFKKMSYREAESVYGINYSVIYRHVKNPEIKTQGGQTSLSKEEENLIVSGILLCAEWGYPFGRFDLRLLVNGYLERRGKKVKRFKNGTMPGRDWADSFLTRHKNILAVRMCQNIKRSRAGVTRSTINSYFDNLTNSLDSVPPSNILNYDETNLTDDPGRRKIITKRGTKYPERVMNSSKTSNSIMFAGTADGILLPPYTVYKAKTISDSWRLGGPKGSRYASSQSGWFDSYSFDDWIKSIAIPYLKKLPGRKILIGDNLSSHISMESIKACKEHNISFVFLPANSTHLTQPLDVAFFRPLKCHWRIIMENWKNGDGRNECSVPKDRFPRLLNILMKKISENCANNLKSGFEKCGIYPLNRDKVLNMLPVEYDDPDVSDHVNSSLKEFLKTMRSPETTNVRQKRKKLNVQPGQSVEVVRSSNSEHEDQSDSSSTVDQPEDVVDSIISPAVISDDSSDEEDDSSYEEDDGDVNIETLPHVIKYNQRFDNVHPISQMADVKDGMWLLVSFEVISKKTTTSKKIYKYYICKVLKCDHGEFIGTSLRNINTRDHFGFIYGFPNVTDEFTFSFFQIIGKLDDPKPYKRGLFKFKINYKSL is encoded by the coding sequence ATGCCAAAAGTATATAAGCCAGATCCGCGCGGCAAGCGTTATCAAAAACCTAACAAATCTGATTTAACTAATGCTGTTGCTGCTGTCAAATTCAAGAAGATGTCCTACAGAGAAGCTGAGTCAGTTTACGGTATCAATTATTCAGTTATTTACAGACATGTTAAAAACCCGGAGATCAAAACACAAGGAGGCCAAACATCACTTTCTAAAGAAGAAGAGAATTTAATTGTATCAGGTATTTTGTTATGCGCTGAATGGGGTTATCCGTTTGGCAGATTCGATTTAAGATTATTAGTTAATGGATACCTTGAACGCCGGGGAAAAAAGGTTAAAAGGTTTAAAAATGGTACTATGCCTGGTCGAGATTGGGCAGATAGTTTTCTCAccagacataaaaatattttagctgtTAGAATGTGTCAGAATATAAAACGTTCTCGGGCAGGTGTTACAAGAAGTACAATCAATTCATATTTTGATAACCTTACAAATTCACTTGATAGTGTACCACcatctaatatattaaattacgatGAAACAAACTTAACAGATGACCCCGgtcgtcgaaaaattataactaaacgTGGTACAAAGTATCCAGAAAGGGTAATGAATAGTAGTAAAACATCAAATTCTATCATGTTTGCTGGTACGGCAGATGGTATATTGCTCCCACCTTATACTGTTTATAAGGCAAAAACAATATCTGACAGTTGGCGCTTAGGTGGTCCAAAAGGATCAAGATATGCATCAAGCCAATCTGGATGGTTTGACAGTTACTCATTTGATGACTGGATTAAAAGTATTGCTATACCATACTTGAAAAAATTACCTGGGAGAAAGATATTAATTGGTGACAATTTATCCAGTCACATTTCAATGGAATCAATTAAAGCTtgtaaagaacataatatttcatttgtttttttacctGCAAACTCTACTCATCTTACCCAGCCACTTGATGTTGCCTTTTTTAGGCCACTGAAGTGTCATTGGCGTATTATAATGGAAAACTGGAAAAATGGGGATGGAAGGAATGAGTGTTCGGTACCTAAAGATCGTTTTCCACGACTtctcaatattttgatgaaaaaaatatcagaaaattgtgctaataatttaaaatcgggTTTCGAAAAATGTGGAATATACCCTCTAAATCGTGACAAGGTATTAAATATGTTGCCAGTAGAATATGATGACCCAGATGTTTCTGATCATGTCAACAGTAgtttaaaagaatttttaaaaactatgagAAGTCCTGAAACAACAAATGTGCGtcaaaagagaaaaaaattgaatgttcaACCAGGACAAAGTGTTGAGGTTGTGAGGAGTTCTAATTCTGAACATGAAGATCAATCTGATTCTTCCAGTACAGTTGACCAACCAGAAGATGTTGTTGATTCTATTATATCCCCAGCAGTAATTTCAGATGATAGCTCAGATGAAGAAGATGATAGCTCATATGAAGAAGATGATGGTGATGTAAATATTGAGACTTTACCAcatgttataaaatacaatcaaCGTTTTGACAATGTCCATCCTATTTCTCAAATGGCTGATGTAAAAGATGGAATGTGGTTACTAGTTAGTTTCGAGGTCATatcaaaaaaaacaacaactagtaagaaaatttataagtattatatttgtaaagttttaaaatgtgaTCATGGTGAGTTTATTGGTACAT